In Macrobrachium nipponense isolate FS-2020 chromosome 36, ASM1510439v2, whole genome shotgun sequence, a genomic segment contains:
- the LOC135203567 gene encoding transmembrane protein 107-like, translating into MRITGLIPARFLTLVSHLVLLINILLAREENVKACLPHEYSQTEYNKRDAELLGGVIAGIALIAIEFLGFITGVSMFTGLASLISVLCHSGASVSLAYMVIDVWDCRMYWWVFGLASVIPTVLDIVVIISVLVLKKSV; encoded by the exons ATGAGAATAACAGGACTTATTCCTGCACGGTTTCTAACATTGGTGTCACACTTGGTCCTCCTCATCAACATCCTGCTTGCAAGA gaGGAGAATGTAAAAGCTTGTCTACCACACGAGTATTCTCAAACAGAGTACAATAAGAGAGATGCAGA GTTACTGGGTGGTGTTATAGCTGGCATTGCATTGATTGCAATTGAATTTCTAGGCTTTATAACTGGAGTGTCCATGTTTACAGGCTTAGCGTCACTCATAT CCGTGTTATGTCACAGTGGCGCATCAGTAAGCTTGGCCTACATGGTCATTGATGTCTGGGACTGCAGAATGTACTGGTGGGTTTTTGGTTTAGCATCAGTAATTCCAACAGTTCTTGACATCGTGGTTATCATAAGTGTCCTTGTTCTTAAGAAAAGTGTGTGA